The Kordia sp. SMS9 genome window below encodes:
- a CDS encoding leucine-rich repeat domain-containing protein: MSTTLDPKDFKNELAYVEAALGFTLHKKNYELNKDGKLIKLIILDKEISNIDFIAKLTSLIVLSLSSNQIQDIEALSKLTSLTVLDLSFNQLQDIKALSKLTSMKYLDLFKNKIQDIEALSKLTSLEKLYLSNNKIQDIEALSKLTSLIYLDLYDNQIQDISALSKLTSLQYLLLNDNPIENVPETILKSSPKELVRWLQLNEKAKAKKEEKVLLHDIKVLLLGNTNIGKSNLLSYWEQWYKDKKITNPYPEHSDSTHGLVYEELQKKGLEKPLLHIWDFGGQEYFHATHQLFFSPQALHVLLWAKNMSNTRVTGEQVFQLDYWLRCSEQLSKDESPIEMVLIENKIDHIDDKGEVEFYAHFPAHKYLKKFNIYSPHKEKDTSKPTFMLNTCSVSLWHQKRLEGMFELLDERIDMLHQKNKHPPEYAEIRDVLEDSEENVWTLQAYKKRFKQIDNIILQTLHKLGCLLYFHEQLPNKIFTQPEVLLDLIYEKILNKNLKTQQGKLGDELKKAADNNKLGLNEKDLEKLLSGFKLIFKAQDGCWYAPQYLPEIAPTWLQLLKEYTFGAATIMVSSDHYLMNSILLDIFTEYASVIKKDNSFMFWQKGLVIEKDGHLLLIEYDRKQMRLLLYGDQQEKNQPLQKEVVDFIISVIHKDKVSKYELESLENEMDRTGFKNYKLHSKGKDGISKNSGWYSDKVNIGVSVDGKYYVNVQQLYENVQNKIYTIKAFQYDDETSFKAFSVFQFNTYLDKELQGTMKKVAISYSKDDLKLVNEFIKNLVPLHDDGLIENPWYCSQLEAGTEWNKEIQEKFNQADIIFFMVSPNFLATKYIKEHEIKTAIARRQKEIEAKLMPSKQVKIIPIILDFCRWQRKDAKYDLGKYTALPYIAKPVKDFKNKNMAWYIIEEAIRTAIEHDNDPNFDTNLPKEVKKIYERIMEGKVDDDNKTE; encoded by the coding sequence ATGTCCACAACACTCGATCCAAAAGATTTTAAAAACGAATTAGCTTATGTAGAAGCCGCACTAGGATTCACGCTTCATAAAAAAAATTATGAACTTAACAAAGATGGAAAGCTCATAAAATTGATTATATTAGACAAAGAAATCTCTAACATTGATTTTATTGCGAAGTTGACTTCGTTGATCGTGTTGTCACTTTCTAGTAATCAAATACAAGATATCGAAGCACTTTCCAAGTTGACTTCGTTGACAGTTTTGGATCTTTCTTTTAATCAGCTTCAAGATATCAAAGCACTTTCCAAATTGACTTCGATGAAATACTTGGATCTTTTTAAAAATAAAATTCAAGATATCGAAGCACTTTCCAAGTTGACTTCTTTAGAAAAATTGTATCTTTCTAATAATAAAATTCAAGATATCGAAGCACTTTCAAAGCTAACTTCCTTAATATATTTGGATCTTTATGATAATCAAATTCAAGATATATCCGCACTTTCCAAATTAACTTCTTTACAATACTTACTTCTCAATGATAATCCCATCGAAAACGTTCCAGAAACGATTTTAAAAAGTTCCCCTAAAGAACTTGTACGTTGGTTGCAGCTAAACGAAAAAGCCAAAGCAAAGAAAGAAGAAAAAGTACTTTTACATGATATTAAAGTATTGCTATTGGGAAATACTAATATTGGGAAATCGAATTTGTTATCGTATTGGGAGCAATGGTATAAAGACAAAAAAATTACTAATCCCTATCCTGAACATAGTGATTCCACACACGGATTGGTGTATGAAGAATTGCAAAAAAAAGGTTTAGAAAAGCCACTATTGCATATTTGGGATTTTGGCGGACAAGAGTATTTTCATGCCACACACCAATTGTTTTTCAGTCCGCAAGCCTTGCATGTGTTGTTGTGGGCAAAAAACATGTCGAACACACGTGTAACTGGTGAACAAGTTTTTCAATTGGATTATTGGCTGCGTTGTTCGGAACAGTTGAGCAAAGACGAAAGTCCTATTGAAATGGTATTGATCGAAAATAAAATTGATCATATTGACGATAAAGGCGAAGTAGAATTCTATGCGCATTTTCCAGCACACAAGTATTTGAAAAAGTTCAATATCTATTCGCCACACAAAGAAAAAGATACAAGCAAACCTACATTCATGCTGAATACTTGCTCGGTCAGTTTATGGCATCAAAAACGGTTGGAAGGTATGTTTGAGTTGCTAGACGAACGGATTGACATGTTGCATCAAAAAAATAAACATCCGCCAGAATATGCTGAAATTCGTGATGTTTTAGAGGACTCAGAAGAAAACGTGTGGACTTTACAAGCGTATAAAAAACGGTTCAAACAAATAGACAATATCATTTTACAAACACTTCATAAATTAGGTTGTTTGCTGTATTTTCATGAGCAATTGCCCAATAAAATTTTTACACAACCCGAAGTATTGTTAGACTTGATTTATGAAAAGATTTTAAACAAAAACCTTAAAACACAGCAAGGGAAATTAGGCGATGAATTAAAAAAAGCTGCTGACAATAATAAATTAGGCTTAAACGAAAAAGATTTAGAGAAACTATTAAGCGGTTTCAAATTGATTTTTAAAGCGCAAGATGGTTGTTGGTACGCACCACAATATTTACCCGAAATAGCGCCTACTTGGTTGCAATTGCTTAAAGAATATACCTTTGGTGCGGCAACAATTATGGTGTCTTCTGATCATTATTTAATGAATAGCATTTTGTTAGATATTTTTACGGAATATGCAAGTGTCATTAAAAAAGACAATTCCTTTATGTTTTGGCAAAAAGGCTTGGTCATTGAAAAAGACGGACACTTGTTATTGATAGAATACGATCGAAAGCAAATGCGTTTGTTGTTGTATGGCGATCAACAAGAGAAAAATCAGCCCTTGCAAAAAGAAGTGGTGGATTTCATCATCAGCGTCATTCACAAAGACAAAGTTTCCAAGTATGAATTGGAAAGTCTAGAAAATGAAATGGACAGAACTGGCTTTAAAAATTACAAATTACATTCAAAAGGAAAAGACGGCATTTCAAAAAATAGTGGTTGGTACAGTGACAAAGTCAATATTGGCGTCAGTGTGGACGGAAAATATTATGTAAACGTGCAACAACTGTATGAAAATGTTCAAAACAAAATATACACCATCAAAGCGTTTCAGTACGACGATGAAACCTCGTTTAAAGCGTTTTCGGTGTTTCAATTCAATACATATTTAGACAAAGAATTGCAAGGAACTATGAAAAAAGTAGCCATTAGTTATTCCAAAGACGACTTAAAACTCGTGAATGAATTCATCAAAAACTTAGTCCCGTTGCATGACGATGGTTTGATAGAAAATCCGTGGTATTGTTCGCAATTGGAAGCTGGAACGGAATGGAATAAGGAAATTCAAGAGAAATTTAATCAAGCAGATATCATTTTCTTTATGGTGAGTCCCAACTTTTTGGCAACGAAATACATCAAGGAACATGAAATCAAAACAGCCATTGCACGTCGTCAGAAAGAAATAGAAGCGAAGTTGATGCCAAGCAAACAGGTAAAAATCATTCCAATCATTCTCGATTTCTGTCGTTGGCAACGAAAAGATGCAAAATACGATTTAGGAAAGTACACTGCTTTGCCGTACATCGCCAAACCTGTAAAAGATTTTAAAAATAAAAACATGGCGTGGTACATTATTGAAGAAGCGATCAGAACTGCCATTGAACACGACAACGATCCAAATTTTGATACAAACTTACCCAAAGAAGTCAAAAAAATCTACGAACGCATCATGGAAGGCAAAGTGGATGACGACAATAAAACAGAATAA